ATTCCATAGAATGGAAGATCAATTAAGGAAGAGTCATCGAGAGTTTAAGGTATTCATTCTGTGAAACCTAGGGGAAGAATCAACGAGTCTTCTTTCTTTGTCACTGACATGTATGTTAAACTTTCGAAGGCCGATTCCGTACGATGGAGGATCAATTAGGGAAGAGTCATCGACAGTTTAAGGTATCCATTCTATAAAACCTAGGGGAAGAATCAACGAGGCTTCTTTCTTTGTCACTGATACGTATATTAAACTTTCGAAGGCCGATTCCGTAGGATGGAGGATCAATTAGGGAAGAGTCATCGAGAGTTTAAGGTATTCATTCTATAAAACCTAGGAGAAGAATCAACGAGGCTTCTTTCTTTGTCACTGACACGTATGTCAAACTTTCGAAGTCTGGTAGATTCCATAGAATGGAAGATCAATTAGGGAAGAGTCATCGAGAGTTTGGTATACTCTTTGTGTGAAACCTACCGGAAGGAGTAACGGCGTTGGGCAGGGTGGTGCGCCGAACGATGCTTCCGTTGTTCGTCGCTTCTGGGATGACCTGCGAGAACGGTGGTTGAGCGAGTGTGGTCGCCGGTGGCGGTGGTTCACGAAGCAGACGTATTTTCTGTAtcatctcccgtatctcgtagCGTAGGATCCCCAGGAAACACAGCTTGGCGAACGCGATCACGCAGAAACCGAGCACAAACAGCAAGTCGGCGGTTTTCCTGAGCCATCGCATCAGCGATTCCTCGCAGCCCCTCGTGTACGGTTGCTGGCACGCGTCGCTGACGTTCACGCTGGGTCCGCAACAACTCGCTGGCCAGCGGGTCCCAAAGTCCCTGGGACCGGTTACCCCGCAGCACATGAACTCCTTTTGCAAACGATCCCACTGCTCGGTGAATCGTAGATCCTTAACGTATTCTATCTGCGGGTGAAAATAGATCACTATAAATACGTGGTCGGTGTCGAGGAACTTGAGAAGCCCCCAAACGAGAAACGCGATTCGAAACACGTTAATCGATTCAGGATGTACGACGTTTCGGCATATCTAAATTTACGCATCCACCGCCGAAACAGACGGCGGccgatatttttaaattgtccAATTTTTTGGTACCGCGGGAACGACACGGTCTCGGTGCGCGAAAAATCGAGGACCgacagttttttctttttttttttttttcaccgtgtacGATATATTTTCGTAACACTTAACCGACGAACGTTTGTCGCGTCTGCGCGGGTTCACGGATCCAGCCGTCGCGCACCGTCGGCGAGCACGAGTTCAAAAACATATTTTCGCGAGAACGCTTGCATAAACATTATTATAAGCAATATGGTTCTCGGTCCGATGCTACGGGACGCGATTTAAATTTAAACCGCGTCCAATAACATACTACATCCGAGTCTGGTCGCCGTTGACTTCTGTCATTCGGACGAGGACAAAGATCAgggaatttattttcacaaagtAAAGTAAATATACCCGTTACAAACGTAAACAGTGAAAACGCCTTCGTGAACACGAAGAATATTAATACTCGAACGGTTTTCGATATTCGTTGAACGAATTTCGGTAAATAAACGTTTTCACGATTTTACGCGCAAATAACGCGCAAGTTTATTTGGATCGCGAACTCGAAAGGAAAGTCGTTCTTGATACAGTATTATACTTTCGTTCGGTGAAAGTTCTCCTCGAAGATTATTTATAGTATCGAACTTATATAAAGAGTAGTGTATTACGGACTCCAATTTTATTAAGACACGTTCACCCCGGTTTTAATTAACTTGGAATCGATTCGTCGTTAAATAATCGCCAGAATTCGAAAGACACAGCCTTCTAGACTCTTGCGAATACGAAAGGACGTGGTGTTACGTCAGAGGCTTCCAGCTACGTTTTATGAAAAGACCGTAATATTACGCCAACAGAAACCAGTGCTTGTGAAAAGACGTAGTGTTAAGTCAacggctaagaaattgttaaggtATTGGTTAGTCGATAACAATTGACATTCGCACCTCTGTTGATACAAGGTTTTACGCTTAAAATTAACTTCACCAATCGACAAAATACTCGCGTTTGCTCCTAGAATAATCTATACGTAAAAATCCTGTCGGTCGAAAATCAAGTGCACGTTTACTCGgtgattttcaaaatcgaatttatcgaaaatCAAGCCTCGAGCGAAGAATCTcatattttcgatttacttaCGGACGCGGAgtcgctcgtttcttttttttacatctCGAATTACAGTTTGCGACGAAGAGAATTCAACGAGAAAGTTCGCTAACGTTGAATTCACGTTACGACAGCAAAAGAAGAATACGACCCTACGGTCCCACATTCGGGTCAATTATCCAGCGGTTACGCACATTTTCCGTCGATTATGCGATCGACCTAGAGAAGAACGGGGTTAAGAATAATGACTGCGGATACGGGAAAGGAAACGAGGTGAATCGGGCAAAAGGTTGGAACCGTTGTTAATCTCCCTGACACTGATTTTTCATCGCGTCGGCACCGAGGGGGTTGTAAACTAGATCAGAAGCTCGTGAATTTATCGTGGAGAATTCGCGAATTCCAAAACTCCCATCGATCGGTGCAGCGTTTTAAATGCAAATCGAAAGAATTCTTCCAATATTCGTATCGTTGGTATCAATTAATCGACACGTTTTCACGATTCTCAACAACCCACGGAATTCAATCTCAAACGAGAGAATTCTTTCGCTTCGTTACACCGGAACTTCAACCTCGATCATAATAGAATTCTAAATCGTCttctattttctactttaaacTTACGACGCAAGTTTAACGTATTCGTAGCGTTAGTGTCAATTAATCGACACGTTTTTACGATTCTCGACAACACACGGAATTCAATCTCGAACGAGAGAATTCTTTCGCTTCGTTACGCCGGAACTTCAACCTCGATCATAATAGAATTCTAAATCGTCttctattttctactttaaacTCACGACGGTATCGATTTGGCGATGTTACGTATTGCACAAACCAAGATAACCGGAATTCTACGTACTTTGACCCCTGGTTTGCGTCAACGGTATTGTTTTCAGTTACGAAAGAACAAAGTAGCGAAAGTATTCCAAATATCTTAACTTCGAAGTTACTCTTACGAGTAGTCATTCGATACGGGAATAAGTTAACAATCGAGCCTTGAAAATCGAAAGCTGTGTTTGTATAAATAGCCGTGGAATTTGTTCGAAATGTCAATCTTCCTATTAATTTCAACGAGATTACGAAATATGTTTACGCGAAACTCTCGGTCGAGAATTATTCCTGATTACGTCGCCATATTGTTTTTAATTCGTAATGAGATTCGTCGATAAAACACGTTTTACCGTGAGAACCAGTTTCGATTAGAACACCGCGCAGGGTATATCCTCGAAAGCACACGGTAGATAAGCAAGATTTAGCGGAAGGGCTTGATAACGGCTGTAATATCGCAGTAATATATCAGCGCGGTCGCTGATAAAAATTTCATACTGTTTAGACTTCCAGGGGTTATTTAAACTTTCACGTTGTCCCCGCTCGATAACCACGAAAGCTAACGCCTCGATTAAAAGCATCGATCGAGAGTAAAGAATTCACCGAACGACCCCAACTTAACGAACCTTATCGTCCGCTGTgcgtaaatatttatgaaaattaacaaacgTCGATTCTGCGCTGCGATAACGCTTCTCTTCGAATGGTCAGCATCTTGACGAACGATTGCTCAACATCGACACGTTATCAAAGAATCATCAACCAGGGTTCGTTAACGCATCGTAAACTTCGTTCTCTCTACAATTGCGCGTACAGTGTGTCTCGAAGTACGCGgatacgatttaaaaaaatggaAATTCTCTCGAGAATTCGTACAACGACCAGAAAAGAATCGTACAGTTCCGACTAGAATAGAATATTGACGATGTATtgttaaataatgaaatatcgTATCGATACGGTTATTCGAATGGATGATCTTCGACCTGTTTCGAATCGTGTGTCTGATCACCTTCTCGTTCCATAACTGtatccgcgaaacgatcgatgatgAGTCTTAATTAGTCTCGACTCGAAACAGAAACGTTAACCGATCGCTTCCTCGATCTCCGGCGATGTCTTATCGCGGTTGGTTTAAATGTCAAACGTCACGACAGCCGGAGAAGTTTCGCGCCACCGGAGAAGTTGCCAGGAAATACATAAATACCTGCACGCGCGTTTATAAATAGGCTCGTATACCGACTACGGTATGAATATTATTCATACGAATCTGCGAACTATAAGTTGGGTCAGCCAACCACGGGTCGGTAACGTTGCGGAGATTCTTTACGCGGGTTAAACACGTGAGCCGAGTCGCACGGTCGTGCAATTTCCTCGAGACGAACGGTGCACAGACGAAAGTAACGAACTCGCGAGATCCGCGACAGCCACGGACAGCTGGACCGATAATAAATCGGCCGGATAGACCGTTTCGACGTTACGATTTACCGTAATTTATCGCCGAGGTTATATCCTGTTCTTCTCTTTTCCCGTATTGAAACGGTGGAAGGAGATTGAATCGATTTTTTGGCTACGGGCGTCCCGTTAGATTTTTTATGTTTATCGATCGACGACCGCCGCCGGGAATAGTAGTTTCGAGCGGATCTCGCGCCGCGACGGAAATAAAACGGTAATCGAACGGAAACACCGAGCTCGCGCGTGTGTTTCCACGTTACGTGCGCGGTTCGAGATGGGGTCACGAAATGCgcgaaggagaaagaaacgaaagtatttaaaaatcgcGCGCGTCGATCGTACGCCACGATCTCGAATTTCATGCGACCTGTACGTCTTTTTCACCGGTCGATACTCCATCGAATGTTACCCGGGTGATAAGAGCGCGGCCACGCCTCCGCGATTCTTCGTCGGCTGTAACACAGACGCGAGCCGACGTCTTTCCACTTTTCGCGTCTATTTACGTTCCCTCTTAACGCCGGTCCGTGACACAAACTCGACGACGAACACCGATTTCTCTCCGGACGGTCTTCCTCGGCCGAAGAAGTAACTCCCGACACCTACCGTACCACCCCATCTCCTACGAGGAAAAACTTTCATCGAGCAGAGCGCGCCTTTTAAATTATTCCTGGGCTGCCGTATAGACGCAAAGCTAGGCGCAACGATATACGTGTGCCCGTGCCACGACAATACGTTCCGAGGGCTCGGAAACTCGTCTGCGAGCGGCGTCGCGTGGTCGTTTCCTCGTCGAAGTGAAACGGGATCGTAGTTTCGCACTGATTGATACGGTGCTCGGGAACAAGGTGCTCGAGTtgcctcgactcgactcgagtgGATTTATTCTACCATCGGACGCCGAGAACCGTCCCGTGTCGGTTGATCGTCCCGGTATTGCCGATCCGCTCATTGCCAAAACGAGCCACTTATTCCACGCTTAACGACGACATTGCCCTCGACGCCGCGGTATAATAGTCTTTTCACGAGTCGCGCGGATTGAACGCGCGATACTCGTCGAACGCGTCCGAGTTCTGATCGTTACTGGCACGAACGACAGACACGTGGAGGGAAAAGTTACGCGAACACCTccgcgaagaaaaattgttaatcTTTCCGTACACTCGTCCGACCTTGCTCCCCGATCAAATTTTCAAACCGTAATTTACTTGGTTCCCCGTGTACTCGGTATTACGAATTGATGCAAATCGCGATTACGTTTTCTATCATTCTCGTCCAATCACCGGCGTAAAAATGGCCGTGTAAAATCTGTTCAAGGTGTAATCTCGATTACCTTCTAAAGAAGAATATTCCTCGTTCTTGTTTATGGGAATTATGGTTTCTCGGTTCGATACTTGGGTTCGAAGTCTCACCGCATAGAATTGTCTCCGTCTTATACCCTGACATCCAGTCGAGCGAACTTTTTTTTACAAGCGACACGATCCACCTTGAGCGCGCAAGGTGAGATTCGTTCCCGTACGGATACTCTCTGTTGAAGTTGAATCGAATCGAAGTTCCCGTAACGACTCGGGGGAAATCGAAAGCGAAGCTGTAACGGTTTAGTCCGACTTGGACGAAACTTGTGATAAGGTAATTAAAGGATCGTTAGCGGAAAttgtcgatcgatcgcggtCGGTTCTTTTTCGATCTGGGATGGGGTTGGAGTCGACCTATCGGTCTGTTGGATCTAACCCAGATCGTCGACAGATTCCTTCTCCGCGAGTTGAACGTTTCGAATGGCTGCCGCCTACGGAACGACCTCAGCCACGTGTCACGTTGAAATTTCTATATACCGTGCAAATTTAAACGCGAGGATGGGCGTGTTCCGTTTCGGAAAACTTTGCACGGGAGAGGAGTTCGACCAATTGGAATTAGAGCTTAATATACCAAATGGCTGCCGCCTACGGCTCGACCTGTGCCACACGCGCCGATTAGAATTCGATATAACGTTGAAACTGAACCGTATTTCGGTCTGAAAACCTCCAGGGAAGAATCGGTGAACTCGGACCGGGACGAGAACTCGGGTCGGATTGTTCCGTAGTTAgccacgtcgtcgtcgtcgtcggcagCAGATTCCTTCACTCGGAGTTAAATATCCCAAATAGTTACCGACTTTGGTTCGACACCGTAGAAGCCGAGCTCAGAGATACTTGGACGTGTCCCGTTGTCCGTAAACTCTGAGAGGACGAGGAATCGCTTAATTACACAGACTGTTCTACCTATCGAGTCGGCCAACCTATTAACAGACCCCTACTCCGTCGGTTGAATATTTCATACGACTGTTGCGATTCAATCTCGGCTACCTGGAACGCTCAAACTCCAAGTGTATTTAATTGGAAAACGCGAAGACACGACGCGACACTCCACTCTTGGCAACTCCACGAAGCGAAAGAATCCGTCCAGGTAGCGACAGAATCGTGtaattacacctaccgtcgaTCAGGTTTGGAACATCCCCCGTCCCTGTGCAATTACACCTCCCATCGATCAAGTTTGCGAAATTTATCGGAACATTCCCCGTCCCTTGAAATAGATCTGATCCCTCTCGTCGATCCCAAGAATCCGATCGTAATAGAACGACACTGACCTGCAGTCGTTGTCTGAGAATGGGCCTGAGCTCGGCGCGCATCCTCTCGAATCGGAAGACCCAGGCGACCCCGATCACCGCGTCACCGAACAGAAGCGCCAGAAGTAGGACCCAGTAGGCGTTGAGAAGCTTGGCGCTGAGCCTCCTGGCGGCGATACAGCCGAGCAACTGCACCAGGCCCAGCTGTGTGGCCAGTGCCAAATAAGCGTAGAGCGCTGTCGGGTCGAATGCACGTGGCACACCTGGCACCACGTATCGGCGCGGATCGCCGGTGAATAAAAGGGTACGCGAAACCGTTGCGGCGAAGCCGAGCGCGCTACCGAGCAGCACCAAATTACAGGTGTAGATCCAGAGCCGGTAATATCGCATCGCGACGTCCTGGCCACAGTCGGCGCGTCTTTGGGACGTCACCGACGCCGCCGCCTCCTCGGCGACGTACGAAGGACTACTGTCTCTTCGGTTGCTTCTTTTGAGaacgttgttgttattgttattgttgttattattgttgttgttattattgatgatgatgatgttgttgttgttgttgttgttattgttgttagtAGTAGTCGTGGTAGTGGTATCCGTTGAGAGTCGATGTTCCGGACGGTCGTCCAGTAGAAATAAAAATGGCGGCTTCGCGCTGCAGTCCTTGTTCGCTGTCTTTTGGCTGTGCGTCGACTGCGGGGTGACTGAACGTTGCAGCAGCATCACCGTCATCACTATCGTGCCTCCCTGGTACGCGTGTCCTCGTCGTAAGGATTATACCCCGGGTAGAATGGTAGCGGGGGCGCTGTATCGGGCCGAGAGCCTCGACGAGAAATGTACCGAGAAACGGCGCGTGTCACGCGAGGCACATTATGCGCCCTGGCAGGTGCAGCCTGTTCATTGCAGCGCGATGCGGTCGCGGCTACCCCGGTTCTCCGATACGTTGCTCGCTGGTAACTGCCGGTTCTCTTCCTGACGATCGCACTGCTGGTACCTGCGCCGAGACAAATCGAAATTAGATATCGAGCGTAACTGGCTTTCGTTGATCCGCGATACATTTGCAAAGAAACACATCCATACGAAGAAATAGTgacgttatataatatttaccgaCGAGAAAAAATTTAACGACTGTCCTAATGATTTTAACCGTTACCACTATGATCTCAGGAAAAAGAATCTATTATCAAGCCATTTACATTTATTGGTTACTATGGAAAGTccgataataaatttatcagCGGAAAAATAAGTAAACGTATCAGTGGCTCTGCAAAATATCGAATATTAAACAAAACTGATAAATTCTTTTCACAATTCTCATTTCTTGCGAAGAAACGCATCCGTACGAAGAAAAAGTgacgttatataatatttacgaaCAAGAACAAATTTAACAACTGTCCTAATGATTTTAACCGTTACCACTATGatctcaaaaaaaaagaatctattATCAAGCCGTTTACATTTATTGGTTACTATGGAAAGTccgataataaatttatcagCGGAAAAATAAGTAAACGGTACCAGTGGCTCTgcaaaatatcaaatattaaacaaaactgATAAATTCTTTTCACAATTCCCATTTTTTGAACACGTGTCTCATCGTTGTACCTCCACCGATTGTAACTAATCTTTACATTCctccaaataaaatatatatcgggttgtttggaaaatcatcTCGTTtttcaaaacggagaatatacaatttactaaaatgtttgtacactctgaaaaaatcgtgtttcctttccaccaaaaaaaaaaacgaaacgactttccgaacaacccaatagaatggacgtttggagatggACGATACTAAGGGTGCGGATAGTCTACGTGTAAAAGTAAATGGAAAATATGGAACaactttccttttttctccacgCGGGGcgtctcgttttcgagaaactcgtTTTGGCATACACACGATCGAGTGTCACTTGGCCAACGTGTCTGTCCAttgctcgttatttctacttgtattTGTAAACGTCGACTGCAGCGGAGTGCTGCCCGACGATCTTACCATCTTGAAGCTAGTTAGAAGCGGTTCAAACAGACAACACGATACATCGTCcacaatgtttacaaacaccgATACAAGTAGAAAGGACGCGCTATTGACGGACACGTTAGCCAAACTGTATCGAATCGATGTTCTCGAGACGGGAGCTTCCTCTGGAAAAGTTCTATCGCAAattgtcgatttatttttacacgtagaaTCACCCTTTGCCCATTTCTACATCCGTatcgaaacgcttggtaaaattGCAAGAATCTGAATCAAAATTCTACCGACCAGACGGTTGATTATGTTCACAATACGGTTTGACGAGGTTGTTGGTTGGATAGGTCACGGTTGGGTGATCGGAGAGGTTAAGACGCATAAATTAATACACTGATCCGAAGACAAGAGTGCTCGAGGACAGACCAGGGAGGAGAACGCATTGTTCAGGGTATACGGTCTGTTCAGAATTCGAAATATCTGCTTCGACTACTCGATTCCATTTCCAATCCGTTACAGTCGCTACCTGTTTGCAGCCAGCTGCCCGTGGTGAGCGATTCGAGAGAACGATGTCTCGTCTGTTAACAGTCTGGCCAGAATATACGACATCTACTTCGGCCACTTATTTCGACCCTCTTTCCGTTTCTCTCGCTGAACTGTTTGCCGCAAATCGACTGTATCGAATGGTCCAGGGATTGTGACGTCGTTAGTAATAGATTGATCAGGAACAACGGTACTCGAGCTAGCTGGATTAGGGTATTAGGAGATTTGCACCGTTTAGCAAGTAGATTGCATCGTTGGAGTAAATACAGTTTACTGTCTGCCTAGGACTGGTAGACGTTAGCTTTGACCACTTGCGTCGATCGATACTCCGTGTCACTCGCTGTTCTTCTAATCCGAAGTGGAGTGCGTACGACGAAGAATCAGTGACACGACGAGAGACGAAATCGATCTTTTCGATACCAAATGTTCCACTCGCTGCGTACTATTTATTAATGTGTTCGTGACGGATTTATAGCCAGCGACAAGGAACGATCGTCTCGGCGCGTTAACCGAGAATTGATGATGTTCGACGATGACTCCGTCATCGGTGCTATTCGCTCGATCCGTCCAATTCGAGGTACAACGATCGAAATAGAAACCTATCGGCCGTGTACGAAGTCCACGAATACGGTTTCGGGCTTTGTTCCATCGAACGAACACAATGTTCGCGCCACCGGTCGGCCAGATTCGTGTCAACGATTCGAGGCAATAAAGTTCGCGATGGAGTTCGCGATACACTCCCGCCGAGAACCGAACGTACTGGCCGCGTCACGGGTGTTCTGGTCGTGTACGAGTGGCGAGCGTGCgtcgaaaattgataaaaatatcaaCCGGGAGAAAACGAAACGGGCACGACACGCGCGAGCCTTGCGATCGTAAAGTTGGGCGCGATGTGAACGAAAGACGGCGATAAAACTCGACGAGTCTACGGTGCCGTTAATAAACGAAAAAGTTGATCCAACGTGTGTCGAAAAAAACAGGCAGTAACCGATCGGGTATAATTCGTCGAGAAAACGAAGTTTCTTCTTCTCTGAAAATTGATACGAATGGACGAATTGTTCTCGTAGTATCTATAAAGCGGAGACTTGACAATTCCTGCTCCGTTTATTCCGAGGTTTCCTTGAACTTGGGGTTCTTAACCCGGGGTCGACGAATCTCTTCAGAGTCCTAGATAGGTTTCAACTTCATTCGTACCGGCCTCTCAAATTTACTCGAAAAGTGTtggttcgtcgaacgaaagctAAGACTTTCCACGGTGACGATTTACTCGAATAGTGTTGGTTCGTCGAACGAAGAGTAAGACTTTCCACGGTGACGATTTACTCGAAAAATATTGGTTCATTGAATGAAGAGTAAGACTTTCCACAGTGACGATTTACTCGAGTAGTGTTGGttcatcgaacgaaaagtaAGACTTTCCAGGATGACGATTTACTCGAAAAATATTGGTTCATTGAATGAAGAGTAAGACTTTTCACGGTGACGATTTACTCGAGTAGTGTtggttcgtcgaacgaaaagtaAGACTTTCCAGGATGACGATTTACTCGAAAAATATTGGTTCATTGAATGAAGAGTAAGACTTTCCACGGTGACGATTTACTCGAGTAGTGTTGGttcatcgaacgaaaagtaAGACTTTCCACGGTTACGATTTACTCGAATAGTGTTGGTTCATTGAATGAAGAGGAAGACTTTCCATAGCGACGATTTACTCAAATAGTGTTGGTTGATCGAACGAAAAGTAAGACTTTCCACATTGACGATTTACTCGAATAGTGTTGGttcatcgaacgaaaagtaAGACTTTCCACTCTCCGAGGAAACCAGTGAACATTGTTTCAACGTTGCTTCGGAGGATGAATATCTCGAACACTGTCGAGTCTACGGTTTCGACATTTCACGGCTGGTAGGATAACGAAACAACCGAATTTGCAACGAAGCGATTACCAATAATCGAGACCAGAATCACGAGTCGTAAcgcgttcttcttcgtttttgttTCGTGATACTCGCCTCGGAGAGCTTTCCCGCTCAATTTCTCGAAGGACGCGGGGACGCGTATCGTCCGATACACGGGCTATACACGTCGCATAGATACGGTAATTATTAGCCTTCATCGCGATAGATCACGTTAAACCAACGTACGCCGCGAAACGACACGAACGGGTCGCCTAGCGTGCGCCTCGCtaaattgtatttctttctGACAGTTCTAGCGTGCGATAGGCGATTCTGTTATCGATCCCCAGCCGGCTAGTCGTGCGCGTCCGCATTGCATTCGAAACACCGGAGACGAaaccaacgaaacggagaaaacgatgcCACGGCTAATCAGCCGATATCTGTCCAATCGGGAGAAAAAACTGGGCGAAAGATCCTCTCGGGGGGTACACGTGCGCGCGAATCGTCGCGAAAAAGTCTAAAGTATCGTAAGCAACGACACTCTGTAATTTCCGATACGTGTGTCCGCGGACaatgttatttttatcgaggaTTGCCGATCGAGTCATCGATCGGTTCTCCTCGAATCGTCCTTTCCCTCGGAACACGAGAAGCGACGTAGTACTTAACTctccgcaaaaaaaaaaaaaaaaaagaaaatggataAAAGATGGAAAATATTCTCGTGGCGAATATTTCCCGCGTAAATGGTAAAGCTCGTCCACCGTGGTAACGGGAGCGTTTTAAATGTCGCACCGAGACGATTACCGTGAATTCGTATATTAATGAGACATTTATAACTCGGAATGACGCGCACCGAGTGACATTTCGAATCGTCAAGGCGGCAGGTATTTATATTTGTTAAGTGCCTCGTAGGAGGTAACGTTTCCCTCGCGATGTACCTAATCGTCTAATAGGATTTTAGGATCTAGATGAGCGAGAACCGCAGATTCGGTTAGTCCCGCTGCCGCGAATTTAGATTGAATCCAAAGAAGGAGGGTAGTCGTCTGCTTCGTGGATCAAACGTCCGCGTTCCGTGTATTTTCGCGACGATTTTCGCGCGTTAACCAAAAATATTGAAACCTCGAAAATGGAAGTGCGTGCGTGCACGCGAACGTTTGGAATAAATTGCCACAAGTACGACCGCTTGTTTCCGAAACGTTCCGTGGATATCCTATAAATACGAATTCCATTCGCGATGATGATCGAAATGGTTTCAGGTTGCGTCGTGCGTCCCCGCGTTGCACAAGCAGAAGGGACCGTGTCGTTGTACAAACACGCGTTAGCGTAGCGCGTAATCGAATCTGTTCGACAATTCTGGGCTTCGTTGCAGGCGATATCGAGCAAAATCCGCGACCACCTGATTCATTATCCAGCGATAAACCGGAAAATCCGGGGTTCCCGGCGGCCTTTCGGCCACCGATCTCGCGTGGAAAAAAACGCGAAAAATGAGATTTAAACAGTGACTCCGCGCACCGTTCCAGCTCATTTCAACGGAACATTACGTTACAATCCTTATTCGTACCGTTGCACACTGTTCTTGTCTTTGAAGAACTCTGTACGTTCCAGCTTTGAAGTAAAAAACCTCGTCGAAATCCCACTTCCCTTTCGTTTGTAACCGACAGTGGCCTATTCAAGCTTTTTAGCAATTCAGGAAGCAAATTGCACCGCGCGAAATGAGGAGCTTTCCACGGTATCCGTTTAAACGCTGCATGTACCAGCGGCTGAATGAATAAACACACGCACGAGAGAACTGCGAACACGGTACACGGTTCTCTCCCATTAATATCGCGGGCATCGCGATGCTTCCACGTTCCCGGGCAcgaaaattctaatttcgaaTGTTCCTTGGGAACGGGGCGCGATAAATCGTGATAAAATCTCGGGTCCCCGTTGgagattaaaaaattcttctcgaCTTCGTTATTACCGTGGGGCAATTGTTTTTACACCGATCGTTAAGCCTCCGTCCAGACCGTCGACGACTCTGTCTCTCCGTGAGCCTCGTAACGCGGAATATGGCTGCCCCGCCTACGAGTGTTCGCATTTTACGAacctcgatcgaaagaaaaaaaaaagaaaaaagaaaaagaaaagattcttCAACGACGCGATAAAATTCGCGTGCGCACGATCCAGCCACGCGTGtcgacgaaacatcgatcgtcgatcgatcgtctcgtGTATCGAGCTCGGTATCGTAAGGTacaaagaaacgcgaa
The sequence above is drawn from the Ptiloglossa arizonensis isolate GNS036 chromosome 1, iyPtiAriz1_principal, whole genome shotgun sequence genome and encodes:
- the LOC143152749 gene encoding uncharacterized protein LOC143152749 yields the protein MTVMLLQRSVTPQSTHSQKTANKDCSAKPPFLFLLDDRPEHRLSTDTTTTTTTNNNNNNNNNNIIIINNNNNNNNNNNNNNNVLKRSNRRDSSPSYVAEEAAASVTSQRRADCGQDVAMRYYRLWIYTCNLVLLGSALGFAATVSRTLLFTGDPRRYVVPGVPRAFDPTALYAYLALATQLGLVQLLGCIAARRLSAKLLNAYWVLLLALLFGDAVIGVAWVFRFERMRAELRPILRQRLQIEYVKDLRFTEQWDRLQKEFMCCGVTGPRDFGTRWPASCCGPSVNVSDACQQPYTRGCEESLMRWLRKTADLLFVLGFCVIAFAKLCFLGILRYEIREMIQKIRLLREPPPPATTLAQPPFSQVIPEATNNGSIVRRTTLPNAVTPSGNASLLLQTDECNAGRHPLLANNLQDGGADSDTNSHCALILEETTPTTANHSCGTAREKSNGNNNYEMREFNRRLLLSNGGSPGTGITAGGQSRRT